A single genomic interval of Haloactinospora alba harbors:
- a CDS encoding helix-turn-helix domain-containing protein, whose amino-acid sequence MSRTDREALERWGRALREQRNARDMTQNALGRAIGVQGTAISNMERGERGPQKRTLKSLDSTLQTGGQLTQLWRELSESSHLAYLGRLSELEQDATSILEFQQSLIPSLLQTRAYAEMVMREVSPWESQERTEGSVRARVERATRFLDAASPIMVIVLDERIIRHPIDTSDIMREQLAHIHQLGVNERITLQMVTARKHTGLVGSFKVLAPATGPELVYAESAAQGQFVDDKTEVSRFKLRFGRLQAVALPPDQSLALVQEKIEGFDDE is encoded by the coding sequence GTGAGTAGAACGGACCGTGAGGCACTGGAACGGTGGGGGCGCGCTCTGAGGGAGCAGCGCAACGCGCGTGATATGACGCAGAACGCCCTGGGCCGGGCGATCGGCGTGCAGGGAACCGCGATCTCGAACATGGAACGCGGTGAACGAGGACCCCAGAAGCGGACTCTGAAGTCGTTGGACTCCACGCTCCAAACAGGAGGGCAGCTCACCCAACTATGGAGAGAGCTCAGCGAGAGCAGTCATCTCGCCTACCTCGGCCGGCTCTCGGAACTGGAACAAGACGCAACCTCGATCCTGGAGTTCCAACAGAGCCTCATCCCTTCCTTGCTCCAGACACGGGCCTATGCCGAGATGGTGATGCGCGAGGTGTCCCCGTGGGAATCTCAGGAGAGAACGGAGGGCAGTGTAAGAGCGAGGGTGGAGCGAGCGACGCGCTTCCTGGACGCGGCTTCTCCCATCATGGTGATAGTTCTGGATGAGAGGATTATCCGGCATCCGATCGACACCTCGGACATCATGCGAGAGCAGCTCGCCCATATCCACCAGTTAGGTGTCAACGAGCGGATCACCCTCCAAATGGTGACCGCGCGGAAACACACCGGATTGGTAGGGTCGTTCAAGGTGCTCGCCCCCGCAACAGGGCCAGAGCTCGTCTACGCTGAGTCCGCTGCCCAAGGGCAGTTCGTGGATGACAAAACCGAGGTGAGCAGGTTCAAACTCAGGTTCGGTCGGCTGCAAGCCGTTGCATTGCCACCGGACCAGTCTCTTGCGCTGGTCCAGGAGAAGATTGAAGGTTTCGACGATGAGTGA
- a CDS encoding FxLD family lanthipeptide: protein MTIHADMVAATAPLADAEFELDVSIAESGPVVAALLQNTEDNCGQTCESACPATGC from the coding sequence ATGACGATCCACGCGGACATGGTGGCAGCGACAGCACCACTGGCAGACGCGGAGTTCGAGCTCGACGTCAGCATCGCCGAATCTGGACCGGTGGTCGCCGCGTTGCTGCAGAACACGGAAGACAACTGCGGCCAGACATGCGAAAGCGCCTGCCCCGCCACGGGGTGTTAG
- a CDS encoding DMT family transporter, which produces MDRSVGTALSRAARTRPRLVVALGALGVSTSGVFVDLSGTSPGTATLFRCVLALPLLWPLARHERRRTGGLSRRRGAVAAVAGALFAGDALFWTQAVSEVGAGLTAMLVNTQVVIVPLLFLLIDRERPRGVFLAAVPFMVAGVVLTGGIVGTGAHGAAPVRGTVHAVLAALCYSGFLFLLRRSGNTGGAIQSYCGVLVSAAVISIAVGALWQGVTFAPGWPALGWLALTAVCIQVLGWLLVALATSHLSSAVSSALLMLTPVGALALAAVALGQQPTVLQLLGCALILVSAYAASVPGSFWRRPMIAARRSPGSGIRSASRTDPANRDVH; this is translated from the coding sequence ATGGATCGCAGCGTCGGCACGGCCCTCTCGCGGGCGGCTCGTACCCGGCCACGGCTGGTAGTGGCTCTGGGCGCGCTCGGCGTATCCACCTCCGGGGTTTTCGTGGACCTGTCCGGGACGTCACCGGGCACCGCCACCCTCTTCCGGTGCGTGCTCGCGCTGCCGCTGCTGTGGCCCCTCGCCCGCCATGAACGGCGCCGGACGGGCGGGCTGTCACGGCGGCGCGGCGCGGTCGCGGCGGTGGCTGGTGCGCTGTTCGCGGGAGACGCGCTGTTCTGGACACAGGCGGTCTCCGAGGTCGGTGCCGGGCTGACCGCGATGCTGGTGAACACGCAGGTCGTCATCGTTCCGCTGCTGTTCCTGCTCATCGACCGCGAACGGCCACGGGGCGTCTTCCTCGCAGCCGTGCCGTTCATGGTGGCGGGCGTCGTGCTCACCGGCGGCATCGTCGGTACCGGAGCTCACGGCGCCGCTCCGGTACGGGGAACGGTCCACGCCGTCCTCGCCGCGTTGTGCTACTCGGGGTTCCTGTTCCTGCTGCGCCGCAGCGGGAACACCGGCGGGGCGATCCAGTCCTACTGCGGTGTGCTCGTGTCAGCGGCCGTCATCTCGATCGCCGTCGGAGCGCTGTGGCAGGGCGTCACGTTCGCCCCCGGATGGCCGGCGCTGGGCTGGCTGGCGCTGACGGCGGTGTGCATCCAGGTCCTCGGCTGGCTCCTGGTCGCCCTGGCGACCTCCCACCTGAGCAGCGCGGTGAGTTCGGCTCTGCTCATGCTTACCCCAGTCGGCGCCCTCGCCCTGGCCGCTGTGGCTCTGGGCCAGCAGCCCACGGTCCTGCAGCTCCTCGGGTGCGCCCTGATACTCGTCAGCGCCTACGCCGCGTCCGTTCCCGGCTCGTTCTGGCGCCGACCCATGATCGCCGCCAGGAGATCGCCGGGTTCCGGCATCCGATCCGCCAGCAGGACGGACCCGGCGAACCGGGACGTTCACTGA
- the fxlM gene encoding methyltransferase, FxLD system — protein MGPAHTVDGDEYAFLLREAMVGELQELGVLGRDRIADAFRSVPRHTFLPEKSLEEAYAADSSVVTKRDENGIAISSISAARMQAVMLRQLQIESGDRVLEIGSGGYNAALISAMAGPEGKVTTVDIDPEVVERARNGLTAAGHPHVDVVLGDADHGVADNAPYDRIIVTAGAWDIPPAWIDQLTEGGRLVVPLRMRGLTRSIAFERDAQRLVSREYALCGFVPMQGAEAHQERLVLLDGDEVGLRIDSDEHRDATSLREALFSTRTEHWSGVEVGGYEPVDDLALWLGTTAPGFCLLAAQQAPIDRGLVPRGARLGIPTATTEDSLAYRASRPATGDNRFELGVYAHGPQAESLAKQYTELIRLWDREQRGGPGAHFELYPAHTPDESLPEEPKRVIDKRHTRLVISWP, from the coding sequence ATGGGACCAGCACATACCGTCGATGGTGACGAATACGCATTCTTATTGCGGGAGGCGATGGTCGGTGAGCTGCAAGAGCTAGGCGTGCTGGGCAGAGACCGGATCGCCGATGCCTTCCGCAGCGTACCGCGCCACACTTTTCTTCCGGAGAAATCGCTCGAAGAAGCCTATGCTGCCGATAGCTCCGTTGTCACCAAACGAGACGAGAACGGTATCGCTATCAGCAGCATCTCAGCGGCACGCATGCAGGCGGTGATGCTGCGACAACTCCAAATCGAATCCGGAGACCGGGTACTGGAAATCGGATCGGGCGGATACAACGCCGCGTTGATCTCCGCGATGGCCGGCCCCGAGGGGAAAGTCACCACGGTGGACATCGACCCGGAAGTCGTGGAACGCGCACGAAACGGCCTCACAGCGGCTGGCCACCCCCATGTCGATGTGGTGCTGGGCGATGCCGACCACGGAGTGGCCGACAACGCGCCCTACGACCGGATCATCGTCACCGCTGGCGCATGGGACATCCCGCCCGCCTGGATCGATCAGCTCACCGAGGGCGGACGACTCGTCGTCCCGCTGCGCATGCGAGGCCTGACCCGCTCCATCGCCTTCGAGCGCGACGCGCAACGGTTGGTGAGCCGGGAGTATGCGCTGTGCGGATTCGTGCCTATGCAAGGCGCCGAAGCACACCAGGAACGGCTGGTCCTGCTGGACGGGGACGAGGTCGGTCTGCGTATCGACAGTGACGAGCACCGCGATGCCACGTCTCTGCGCGAAGCCTTGTTCTCCACCCGAACAGAACACTGGTCGGGTGTGGAGGTCGGCGGGTACGAGCCCGTGGACGACCTCGCCCTGTGGCTCGGTACCACCGCACCGGGGTTCTGCCTGCTGGCAGCACAGCAGGCACCCATTGACCGGGGACTGGTGCCCCGAGGCGCACGACTCGGCATTCCCACGGCCACTACCGAGGACAGTCTGGCTTACCGCGCCTCCCGGCCAGCAACCGGCGACAACAGGTTCGAGCTCGGCGTCTACGCCCACGGTCCCCAGGCGGAAAGCCTCGCCAAGCAGTACACGGAACTCATCCGGCTCTGGGACCGCGAACAACGGGGCGGCCCGGGAGCGCACTTCGAGCTGTATCCCGCCCACACGCCGGACGAGTCGCTTCCGGAAGAACCGAAACGCGTTATCGACAAGCGCCACACACGACTGGTCATCTCCTGGCCATGA
- a CDS encoding DUF397 domain-containing protein has product MSDVRWHKSSYSGGSHQDCVEVAESPDLVRVRDTRNRESGHLTVTSGEWAAFLADVRADRL; this is encoded by the coding sequence ATGAGTGACGTCCGTTGGCACAAGAGTAGTTACAGCGGAGGCTCGCATCAGGACTGCGTCGAGGTGGCCGAATCCCCTGACCTCGTCAGAGTACGGGATACCCGGAACCGAGAGTCAGGGCACCTGACTGTGACCAGTGGAGAATGGGCCGCGTTCCTCGCGGACGTGCGAGCCGATCGGCTTTGA
- a CDS encoding lantibiotic dehydratase: MAIWRQWVTRLWRQPEFAAAVTLASPVLAQRVREVCTGSRQRPKQVRRVVESLARYVLRADNRATPFGLFAGVAPVELGDGLVSHWDENHRAVARADAEWLADVATRLENCPQLRDQLLVVASNLAFVRDTRVVVGCQISQPHRPTPAEVSIRNTTAVQTVLSEASSPIAIGTLTEKVRVRFPDTPVSVVTGMVDELLSQRFLITDLRPPMSATDPLDHLLGVIETVDTTVLPTETARLVHELRRIQAELSRHNHTCPPERQRETRNAVTARMARLATKDPPVAADLRVDSTLRLPPAVQREAETAAQTLTRLSPHPHGTPEWADYHLRFLERYGIGARVPVMELLNPATGLGFPAGYRDSHLPPPQQQHVSERDRQLLALAQHAAMERNLEVVLDEETLTRLAGTTPTAPPHTELSFRLHAPAPQALWQGAFDLAVTGASRAAGTMAGRFLDLFAPADRQRMTTAYTQLPTTVENAAPVQVCCPPLYPGTDNVARAPEVLARTVPLAEPPTPTTEPVPLEDLIVTADTERLALMSLSRGQVVDPLMFNAVEHTTHTHPLARFLCEINNARAASCTLFSWGTASHLPFVPRLRYGRTILAPAQWRLTPNDLPDSRTPWPQWQEEFSRWRQHRRVPDEVNLGHGDRRLRLNLEEPAHQHLLRSELDRNTNTLLREAPPAEAFGWCHGRAHEIVVPLATTRRPAPQPTTPADHPAPTVNRDHGHLPGADGWLYAKLYAPPEQHATILTRHLPRLLADWEHPPEWWFMRYRDPHPHLRLRIRTTPETFADIAQRLSAWVEKLRHHGLTGRLQMDTYYPETGRFGTGTAMDAAEEVFIADSTAALAQLHYLAPNRPLAAQALTAASMVDLATALAESPSSGMRWLIDRIDTTSTPAPDRTIRTQTLQLTGVYDDHSALHALPGTEAITTAWHHRRTALATYRAALDEQQHRPERMLPALLHLHHVRMSGIAPDDERTCLHLARAAALSWTNRHPGNHHAP; encoded by the coding sequence GTGGCGATCTGGCGCCAGTGGGTAACCCGTCTCTGGCGGCAACCGGAGTTCGCGGCGGCTGTCACGTTGGCAAGCCCGGTGCTGGCGCAGCGCGTGCGTGAGGTGTGCACCGGATCCCGCCAGCGCCCCAAACAGGTGCGGCGCGTGGTGGAGTCACTCGCCCGGTATGTGCTGCGGGCGGACAACCGGGCCACACCGTTCGGCCTGTTCGCCGGCGTGGCACCGGTGGAACTCGGTGATGGGCTCGTTTCCCACTGGGACGAAAACCACCGGGCCGTCGCGCGGGCGGATGCGGAATGGCTCGCGGACGTGGCGACCCGGCTGGAGAACTGCCCTCAATTGCGCGACCAGCTGCTGGTGGTCGCCAGCAACCTGGCGTTCGTCCGCGACACACGCGTCGTGGTGGGATGCCAGATATCCCAACCGCATCGTCCTACCCCTGCGGAAGTCTCCATCCGCAACACCACAGCTGTACAGACGGTGTTGAGCGAGGCCAGCTCTCCGATCGCGATAGGGACCCTCACGGAGAAAGTGCGGGTCCGGTTCCCGGATACGCCGGTATCGGTGGTCACAGGGATGGTGGACGAGCTGCTGTCCCAACGGTTCCTGATCACCGACCTGCGCCCACCGATGAGCGCCACCGACCCGCTGGACCACCTCCTCGGGGTCATCGAAACCGTGGACACGACAGTGTTACCCACGGAAACGGCCAGACTGGTTCATGAACTGCGCCGCATACAGGCCGAACTGTCGCGGCATAACCACACATGCCCACCCGAACGACAACGTGAGACACGAAACGCCGTAACCGCGCGCATGGCGCGCCTCGCCACCAAAGACCCACCTGTGGCAGCCGATCTCCGGGTCGACAGCACTCTGCGGTTGCCACCCGCTGTGCAGCGTGAAGCCGAAACCGCAGCACAAACACTGACCCGACTGAGCCCGCACCCGCACGGAACCCCCGAGTGGGCCGACTACCACCTCCGGTTCCTGGAACGCTACGGCATCGGTGCCCGTGTTCCTGTGATGGAACTCCTCAACCCGGCCACGGGGCTCGGCTTTCCCGCCGGTTACCGGGACTCGCACCTGCCCCCGCCGCAACAGCAACACGTGTCCGAACGGGACCGCCAACTGTTGGCACTGGCACAACACGCCGCGATGGAACGCAACCTTGAGGTCGTCCTGGACGAGGAAACACTTACCCGGCTGGCCGGAACCACCCCCACGGCACCACCGCACACCGAACTGTCATTCCGCCTGCACGCCCCCGCACCCCAAGCCCTATGGCAGGGCGCGTTCGACCTGGCCGTCACCGGCGCGTCCCGCGCCGCCGGAACGATGGCGGGACGGTTCTTGGACCTTTTCGCTCCCGCCGATCGCCAGCGCATGACCACGGCCTACACCCAACTCCCCACCACGGTCGAGAACGCGGCACCGGTTCAGGTGTGCTGCCCTCCGCTGTACCCCGGCACCGACAACGTGGCCCGCGCCCCGGAAGTCCTCGCCCGCACGGTCCCACTCGCCGAACCTCCCACCCCCACCACGGAACCGGTGCCGCTGGAGGACCTCATCGTCACCGCTGACACCGAACGGCTTGCCCTCATGTCGCTCTCCCGCGGCCAGGTCGTGGACCCCCTCATGTTCAACGCGGTCGAGCACACCACCCACACCCACCCACTCGCACGGTTCCTCTGCGAGATCAACAACGCCCGCGCCGCTTCCTGCACCCTTTTCTCCTGGGGCACCGCCAGCCACCTACCGTTCGTGCCCCGCCTGCGATACGGGCGCACGATCCTCGCACCCGCCCAGTGGCGCCTCACTCCCAACGACCTGCCCGACAGCCGCACTCCCTGGCCGCAGTGGCAAGAAGAGTTCTCCCGTTGGCGCCAACACCGCCGTGTCCCTGACGAGGTCAACCTCGGCCACGGCGACCGTCGGCTGCGCCTGAACCTAGAGGAACCCGCCCACCAGCACCTGCTGCGCTCGGAACTCGACCGCAACACAAACACCCTCCTCCGCGAGGCACCGCCAGCCGAGGCGTTCGGATGGTGCCACGGACGCGCCCACGAGATCGTCGTACCGTTGGCCACCACCCGACGACCCGCCCCCCAGCCAACCACCCCGGCCGATCACCCTGCCCCCACGGTGAACCGCGACCACGGCCATCTCCCCGGTGCCGATGGGTGGTTGTACGCCAAGCTGTACGCTCCCCCCGAGCAGCACGCCACGATCCTGACCCGCCACCTTCCCCGACTCCTGGCGGATTGGGAGCATCCGCCCGAGTGGTGGTTCATGCGCTACCGCGACCCGCACCCCCACCTGCGGCTACGGATACGCACCACTCCGGAGACGTTCGCCGACATCGCCCAACGCCTCAGCGCCTGGGTCGAGAAACTACGTCACCACGGGCTCACCGGTCGTCTGCAGATGGACACCTACTATCCCGAGACCGGAAGGTTCGGCACCGGCACGGCGATGGACGCCGCCGAGGAGGTGTTCATCGCCGACTCCACGGCCGCACTCGCGCAACTCCACTACCTCGCGCCGAACAGGCCCCTCGCCGCGCAGGCTCTCACCGCCGCAAGCATGGTTGACCTCGCCACCGCCCTGGCCGAGAGCCCCTCCTCGGGCATGCGGTGGCTGATCGACCGCATCGACACCACTTCCACCCCAGCACCGGACCGAACGATCCGGACTCAGACTCTCCAGCTCACCGGTGTGTACGACGACCATTCCGCCCTCCACGCGCTACCCGGTACAGAGGCCATCACGACTGCCTGGCACCACCGCCGCACAGCCCTGGCAACCTACCGCGCGGCCCTGGACGAACAGCAGCACCGCCCGGAAAGGATGCTGCCCGCGCTGCTGCACCTCCACCACGTGCGGATGAGCGGCATCGCCCCCGACGACGAACGAACATGCCTACACCTCGCCCGCGCCGCAGCACTGAGCTGGACCAACCGCCATCCGGGAAACCATCATGCACCGTGA
- a CDS encoding YfbM family protein, which produces MPGRVPGTENEAFMGMIWKGRALSAAEAARVRQNPESLREPVGGAGAPPAVVDLDKAWHGIHWLLTGSAWDGEGPLALAVLGGEQVDEGDGDTPRLLLDAANVAAVATALDAVGVDELRKRYDPHAMSEAEIYPNIWDDEAFDTDLAPGFELLKQLYTHAAARDCWVLQTIT; this is translated from the coding sequence GTGCCCGGACGCGTACCTGGAACGGAGAACGAGGCGTTCATGGGGATGATCTGGAAGGGGCGCGCGCTGAGCGCCGCCGAGGCCGCCAGGGTGCGGCAGAACCCCGAGTCACTCCGGGAACCGGTCGGAGGCGCGGGCGCCCCTCCGGCGGTGGTGGATCTGGACAAGGCGTGGCACGGTATCCACTGGCTGCTGACCGGAAGCGCGTGGGACGGTGAAGGCCCACTGGCCCTTGCCGTCCTGGGTGGGGAGCAGGTCGACGAGGGCGACGGCGATACCCCCCGGCTTCTGCTCGACGCCGCGAATGTGGCCGCCGTCGCGACCGCGCTCGACGCGGTCGGGGTGGACGAACTCCGGAAACGCTACGACCCCCACGCCATGTCCGAGGCGGAGATCTATCCGAACATCTGGGACGACGAGGCCTTCGACACTGACCTGGCGCCGGGGTTCGAACTTCTCAAGCAGTTGTACACCCACGCCGCGGCACGGGACTGTTGGGTCCTCCAGACGATCACGTAG